GTAAACCTACGTCGTGTTACTAAGCAACAAGAAGAAGTTGTAGAAGAGAAGAGTGGTAGTGACCTTGTAATCAAGGATATTGTAATTTATCCAGAAGCTTATGTTATTAAGAAAAATGGTGAAGAAATTGATCTAACACGTAGAGAATTTGACTTGTTCTACTATCTTGCTCAACACCGTGGCCAAGTTTTAACACGTGAGAACTTACTGCAAACAGTATGGGGGTATGATTATTTCGGAGATGTTAGAACAGTTGACGTGACTGTAAGAAGATTACGTGAAAAAGTAGAAGATGATTCATCACAACCAGAATATATAATGACACGTCGTGGTGTTGGTTACTTTATAGGTGAAGAGTAATGAGTTTTTTCGGTAAGAAATTAAAGAAAAGATTCTTTTCATCAATCCGAACTAAGTTCGTAATAGTATATGTATTAGTTAACATAATATCGTTACAATTAATCGGATTGTTCTTTACAACACAATTAAGAAACAGTAATATAAATACATTTGAACAAAATATTATCGAACAAGAAAAAATATTAAATTACCACATTCGTGAGGAGCTTGATAAGGATAGTACGAAGAGTGGAGAAGAGTCGACGGATGCGGAGAATAATCCTAGCCAAGATTCTACAAGCAATAATCGAGATTCGAAAAGTGGAATAGTAAAACTAGTTAGTGAATTTAATATCCAGAAATTATTACTTGTAAAAGTTATTGATAATAACTCGAAAATTTTAGCAAGTTCATCAAAAAATGGAAATGATGATTATCTTGCTAAAAGATCTTTTGATCCGCTTGTTAGTCAAGTTATAAAAACGGGTGAGAGTACTAAACAAATTCAGAACAATGCTGATAGTAATAAGCGTGTCTGGATTTATGTAAGTCCTGTGAAAAAAGATAACGAAGTTGTTGGTGTAATATCACTTATGGCAGATATAGAAAGTGTCTATCAAGAGGTAAGTAGTATTTCAAGATTGTTTATTGTAGGAACTATACTATCAATATTAATAACTACTGTGATAGGATTTGTCGCTTCTAAAACCGTAACGAGTTCTATTGAAAAAATGAGTTCTCAGGTTAAGAAGATGGCTTTAGGAAATTATGGTACTGTAGTTGGTATAGATACAGATGACGAGATAGGAGATCTTGCTAAAGTATTTAATCAGATTTCTAAGAGAATCGAAGAAGAGCAGGCTGTAACAGAGACGGAACGTAGGAAGCTTGCAACTATTATCGAGAGTATGATGGATGGGATTATTACCACTGATAATAATGGAAAAATAATCTTAATTAATACTAGTGCTGAAGATATGCTAGGCGGACGTGATGATGAAATTTTCATTGGAAAAGACGTTCTAAAGATTCTTAATATTACAGAATATGAAAGTATTGAGGAAATACTAGAAGCGGAAGACAGTCTTCTTGTTAATGCATCTAATGATAGTGATGAATTACTTTTACGAGCAGAAATCTCTAAGATAGAAAAAGAGGACAAAGAAGATCTAACTCAGATGTCAACTGAGCTAGAAGGATACATTATCGTTCTTTATGACGTAACAGATCAAGAGCGCCAAGAAAAAGAACGTCGTGAATTCGTATCGACCGTATCTCACGAACTTCGTACACCTCTAACGACTATGAATAGCTATATCGAAGCATTAGAAGAAGGTGTATTAGAAGATAAGGAACTGGCTCCTCAGTTTATTGACACTATTCATAAAGAAACTACTCGTATGATAAGAATGGTAAATGAACTTATGCAACTTGGGAAAATGGATATTAAAGAAGAGCATTATGAAAAAGAGTTCATCGATATAAATAAAATGCTTGAGCAGATTACAGATAGATTTGCACTAACGCATCCAGAGAAGAACTTTATAAAACATATTTCTAAAACGCCGATATTTGTCGAAGGAGATCAAGATAAACTTACACAGGTGTTTGACAATATTGTTAATAATGCTATAAAATATTCTCCAAACGGTAAGAATATTACTATAAGAGTTAGACAGAATTACCATCATAATAGGGTTAGTATTTCTATAAAAGATGAAGGGGTAGGGATACCTTTAGTTCACATTGATAAAATTTTTAATAGATTTTATAGAGTTGATAAAAGTAGACAAAGAAGTATGGGTGGAACTGGTTTAGGGTTAGCTCTAGCTAAGACTATAGTAGAAGCTCATAAAGGGCGTATTTGGGCACAAAGTAGAGAAGGTTATGGAAGTATAATTTTTGTAACACTACCTTGTGAACAAATAGATGATGAATGGTTATAGAGGTGAGTAATATGAGAAATAGAAAAAAGGAAACTGTAAAATCAGTTATTTTAGGTATACTTGTTTTACTAAGTTTAACTTTATCTTATCTTATTATTACTTACCAACCAGATTACGAAATTTTTACGAAAAGATCTACTCAGAAAACAGTTGATTCAAATAAAAATGATCTTCTGAACTTCCTTATTCCAGATAGTGTGGTGAAAAACCAAGAAGGAACAAGGGAAGAAGCTATAATTCAAAATACAATAACAAAAGTAGCTAGCGTAGAAGGAGTCAAAGATAAAAAAGTATTAAAAGAGTTATTGTCTCTTCTTTCAGATAGTGAGAGTACGGAATCAAGGGTTAGAAACCGTAACATAGAAGATATTACGACTAATAACGTTGAAAAAATATTGATAAATTATCAGGTTACTTTGGACTCGGCACTACTTAAACCGTTATTCTTTTCTGAAGACAATTCAAACGTAAGTTTAGAATTTGATACTATAGTTTTATTGAAAGATAGACCTAATATGATTTATCTATATAAAAAAGATGATAAAAACTATCTTCAAATTACTTTAAAACAAAATATATATGAAAAGATAAATAGTAAATTTAATGAGAAAAAGCAAAATTATGCCAAATATAGTTTAAATAATAAATTTATATACCTAAAAGAAGGTGATGAAGATAATGTTATTGATGAATATAGTGCTGAAGACGTTAGTTTAAATAAATTGGCGAGAGATATTTTTGAGAAAAAAGATAATCTTAGAATCAGTAATGAAGATGAAGTGACTGATGGTTATGGAATATTAAGATCTATAAATAACAGATTAGTATATACAAATCCATCTAATGAAGGTGGACGTGAAGTAGGAGCTACTATTGCTATAAATAATACTATTAGTTTCTTAGAGTTAGGTTATGTAGGAGATACTAATTATCAACTAACAACAGCTTTAGACGGGATTAGCATTTTCCAAGAAGCGTATAAGGACTCTATAGCCTTTAGTAAAGATGGTTTTGCTGATATAATATCAGAAGATAACAGTAGTGGAATATATAAACTGACATCACCGAAGAAATTGACTAAGACTTACCTTTCATCGAAAGAAGCGGAGTTATATTCTGTAGAAAAAACAGAGTACGTAATAAACTATCTTTATGAGAGGGTTAATCTAAAAGAAATTGGTGATATAGTTTTAGGTTATGATAAAACTTATAATAAAGACAGAAACAGTTTCAGTTATACTCCTGCATGGTATGTGAAGTATAATGATAGATATATGAGTTTTAAAAAAATAAAAGAAAAGATAGACAAGGGAGAGAGACTATGAATTGGGGCAAGATGAAAACATTATTTATTTATCTATTTGTCGCTTTAAATGCAGTCTTATTAACTTTTTATGTCTATACAGTTCAAAAGAATAAAACTGAAATAGTTCAAGAAAAAGAAATAATAGAACGATCTATGAAAAATGACAATATAACTGTAGAAGAAAACGCCACAAAACGTGATAATTTAGGTTATGTTAATGTAACTATTTCAGATTTGAAAGATTATAAAAAAGAAGAAAATGGATTGAGGATTGAAGTTGAAAATGTAGACAAAACATCAACTCTAAAGGTTAGTTCAGAAAATGCTATAAGTAATGTTAATAAAGGTAGTTATAGAGCGGAATTAGACTCATTTTTACTTGAAAAATTGAAGTTGAGTGCAAATTATGTATTCTCTAGTTATAATTCTAATAAAAATGAGGTTATTTATGAACAACAGATTGATAGTTTCAGAGTATTTTCAAATAAAAATGCTAGAATAGTTTTTGAAGTTGAAAGTAATGGAGATATCAAGCGGTTTACTCTAACAGGAGTTTCTAACATAAGAAAAGATAAAAACGAAACCTTAGTTACATCTAATCAAGCTATAAACAGGCTGTATCATGAAGACTTGATTCCAAAAAATTGTAGAGTTCGTACAACTTTAGGATATTATACTTATATTTCACAAACAGAAAATCAAGTATTAATACCGACTTGGAATGTTGAGATAAGTGATAAGGATGGACAGGTGATCAACTATTATGTAGATGCTATAAACCTAAACATCTTAAATAGAAAAGGTCGCAGTTCATAAACAAATATAAAAAGCTATCTATCGCAATAAAGCGATGGATAGCTTTTACTATATGTATTAGTCTGCTAGGTAAGAACGTAACATCCATACATTTTTTTCTAATTGAGTTTTTAGTCCTAATGCTAGGTCAGAAGTACCTTGATCTCCTTCATCTTCAGCTACACCCATAAGGTGAGTTAGATCGTTGATTAGTAATTCGAAATCGTGGAATACAGCTGCAACCATTTCTTTAGTTGTTTCTTTTTCAGTTGCTTCTTTGATTGTTGCGATTTCTAAAGCGCCTTTAAGTGTAGAAACTGGGCGTCCTCCGATAGCTAATAATCTTTCAGCAACTTCATCTAAAGATTCAGTTGTGTAGTTGTAATAATTTTCAAATACTTCGTGTAGTGTGTAAAAGCTGCGTCCAGTTACATACCAGTGGAAGCTGTGTAATTTTGTGTATAATACTGTTAAATTTGCTACAAGTTTGTTTAATTCTGTTGTACGTGTCATTTTAAATTCTCTCCTTTATTTTGTAATTTATGCTTAAATTATAGCACCATGAATACGTGATGTAAAGTTTATAGTCTTATAATAGTTATTGAGAATTATTATCTAAAATAAAGGTTGATTTATCAATGTTTTCCAAGGTGAAAAAATATAAACGATAATCATTATCGGTATATGTTTTTAATCTCATAGAGCAATAAGTTGAAATTGGGGAGGTGAATTGTTAAAATTAAATAGAAAGGAGTGCTTTTAATGGCGAAGTTATGTATATTTTTAATAAAATTGTATAGAAGGTATATATCTCGTTATACAAGACCGACATGTAGATTTTCACCGACTTGTTCGAGTTATGCAATGGAAAGTTATAAGAGATTTGGCTTTTTTCTTGGAACATACCTAACTATAAAGAGACTTTTGAAATGTCACCCTTTCTATAAGGGGGAGTATTTTGATAATGTTCCTTTATTTAAAAGAGAAATATTTAAATTTAATAGAAAAAAATAAAATAAAGAGGTAGCTGAAACGAGCTGCCTCTTTATTGGGCGAAATTGTTAATTTTGGATAAAAATTTGGAATATTGATTGATCTGTTGAAAAATAAATAAGGGGTTGTTTCAACAATATAACAATTAAAATATTATTTAATTAAAGTATTCGTAGATAAATCCTCATAATTATCCACAAATATTAATTTATATTGCAAAAGTGAGGTAAATCCTTATAATTATCCACAGATGCAATAGATAATGTTATTTATCAATGCTATTTCCAGCATCTAACCATGCGGCAATTCCGCCCGGGAATCTATAGACATTTTTATATCCTGCTTCTTTTGCTAATACTGCTCCGACGTGGCTTCTTTCACAAGCAACAAAACCACAATAGATAACAATTTTTTTATCTTTATCAGTACCTAAAGTTTTTAAGAATGCTTCTTTTTCTTCTGGTTTTAAATCTTTCATTTCCTTAGGTAAACCGGCATTTACAGCACCTTTGATTTTTGTTTTTTCAAAACGATCCGAAGGAATAGTGTTGATTAAAATCATATCTTCTTTGTTATCGATAGATTTTTTTAATTCATCAGCACTTATTAAGTTATAATCCCCAGTTTTTGTAGCTTTAACAAGTTTGATAGATGCTTTTTCCACTTCGTTTTCTTTTCCGTCTTTTGCAGAACGGTTAAGACCATCGCCACTACTGCAACCTACTAAAGATACAGAAAGTAATATGCTCGATAAAGCTAAAGTTATTTTATTTCTTTTCATAAATTTAATCCTCCTTTAATTTTCACTTTTATTATAACATAAAAAACGTTTGGTATAAACAAATTATATAATAAAATTTAATTATATTAAGATAAATGGTAACTGTTACTTCAATGTTATTTATATGTAAACTAAAAAATATACAATGGAATATATAAAAATTAATAAAAAATTAATATGTTTATTAATTTGATTTATAGAAGATGTAGATGGTTTTATTTATATTTTTTGTGTAAAAAATAACTCTATTACTAGCTAGTAGAAATAGAGTTATATCTTTTTACAGTATTTATTTATAAAATATTATTTTTAGCTGAATATACTTTTAACGAAATTAAGAATTTTAGCTTTACGGCTTGCTTCTTTATTGGCTAGCATTTTTTTAACGAAATCAGGCATTTCAGGTTTTTCGTCGTCTTTCTTGTTAGCCAGCATTTTTTTAACGAAGTCAGGCATTTCGGGTTTTTCACCATCTTTTTTATTAGCTAGCATCTTTTTAACGAAATCAGGCATCTCGGCTTTTTCTTTATCCATTTCGTTAAATGTTGTTTGTTCTGGATTATGATAGATAAAAGGATTATCTTTATTACCATTAACTGCAGAAACTAGAGCTTCTATTAAACGAGCGTCATAGTTTGGCATTGGTGGTCTATGATATGCTACTCCAAATTCTTCGCAAAGTTCACGACATTCAACATCATTGTCAAAAAGAACTTCAATATGTTCACTTATAAAACTAAGAGGTACAAATATATAGTGTTTTGGGTGTTCTTTTTGGTCTCTTAAATATTCTAGTACATCAGGTTTAATCCATGGCATACCAATATCGCTTTCACTTTGCCATGTGTTTGTATAGTTATCTTTATCAAGACCTATTTTCTCTGCAATTAGTTTGGTCATATCGAAGATTTGATCAACATAAGGATCGTTATATTTCAAAGCAATTTCAGGTACACTGTGTGCAGAAAAGATAACTTTAAAGCTATAATTTTTAACTTCTGTATCGATAATTTTTTTGATTTCATCAGCCCAAAATTCAATTAATTCTTCTTCTTTATACCACGATTTTATTATATTAAATTTGATTTTATCACTCTTAATAAATCTTTCATATCCCATAATAGAATAGAATGAATAATGAGGTTCTAAAATTAAACAAATACATTCTTCAATGTTGTCTTCTTCCATTTTTGAAATTACATTAGGGATATATGGAGAAGAGAATTTATTTGCGAAGTATACTTGATATTCATCTTGTACAGCGTCTTTTAACAAATTAACTTCTTTAAGTGTTATTTCTTGAAGGGGAGAACCTTCGATGCGAAGATAGTTTTTTAATAATAAGTTGATTTCATCATCGTTAGGACGAACTCCTCTTCTAATATTCGTGAAAAATTTAGCTACGCCTTCAAATGTATAATCCTCAGGTGTTCCATATGTCATAACCAAAATAGCTTTTTTCATTATTTAACCTCTCATAATTGTATAGTTATATACGATTATACCACTTTTTGTACTAAAACACACGTATTTTTATATTGTTACAGAAATTATTATCAATTACAATATCATATCGATTAAACTTAAATTGTTTAGACTGTTATAAATATGAAGAAATTATGACGAGATTGATGATAAAAGGAAGCAATGTATAAAGTACAAGAAAAGATTAAAATACTATTGCAAAAAACTCGGAAAAGTTATAATATATAAGATAACTAAAAAGTACACTAATAAGGGAGTTTTAAAATCTCCGATTGGTAGTTGTAAAAAGGAGGAAGTGTTTAAGTGAGAAAGAAAATATTAGGAGCAATAACATTTATGGCTGCTGTAGGTGGAGTTATTTATATGAAAAATAATCCTAAGTATAAAGAAATAGTTAGAGTCGTAAAAACTGCAGATGCACGTGGTTTTTATGAGAAAATAATTTTAGAAAAAGATAAATTGGCATTTACGGCGAAGTCGAAAATAAAAGATTATAAGATTGATTATGAGAGTATAAGAAGTGTTGGAGAAAAAATTTATGCTAGATTAATAGTTAATAATGATGAAAAATTAAATATTGATACGGTACTCGATGAAAAAGATGTGAATGTAGAAGAAGTAGCACATTCGGAAAAATTAGATGAACTATTGAGTGAATAAGATAATTGTAGGGTGTAAAAATAATTTTTGGAATAAAATATTCCCTAGGAAATAATAAAAAAGGAATCCTCCATTACAGTAAGGTGAATGTAATGGAGGAATTTTTCATGGTTAAATTAATTGTTTAGTTTTATTTTTATGCAAAACGACTGCGAATACTTGTTGGTATTGATTTATAAACACTCTTAGTAACGAAGAATAAGAATGTTATTAAAGCACCTTTAAGTAGGTTGAACGGAATAATACCAGCAGTTACAATAGTTTTCACGTTAGTTACGATATCAGCTAAATTCATGATGTATCCATATGCTGGAAGTAACACGAAGTAGTTAAGTAATGACATGAATAATGTAATAGCTAAAGTACCTAAGATACCACCGATGATTGTTTTTGCAGTACCTTTTTTGTAGAAGAATACGATAATGCTAATGAAAGTAAATTCTACAACGATATTAGCAATTGATCCGATTGGCTCATGTGATAATAATGCGAAGTGTAGGAAGTTTTTTAAGAATGACACTAAAAGTGCATCTTTATAACCTAATAATAACAACGCCATGAACAGCGGGATAAATGTGAAATCAAATTTTAGAAATGGTGGCAAGAATGGCACAGCAAAACTAAAAAAAGATAGAAGTAGAGCAATAACTGCAAGCATTCCACTTAAAACAAGTGAATGAACATTTTTTTTATACATATTAAATCCTCTTTCCTATCTTCATAGGCAAAAAATAACCGCAATACAATTTTTAATACGGTGAATTTCAAATCTATATCAGATATAAAAAACACCACTTTAAAAATTTTAAAGCGGGACTGAAAGGTATGAAAAATAAGCATTGCACAATACATTGTATGACAAATATACATACGTAGTAAGGTTATATGTGCAAGTTTATTAATTCTATATCTTCTATCATCCAGACTGTACTGTCGGTTTTGGAATTTCACCAAATCAGCTTGCGCTCGCGGACTTTAACCGCCGGTCGGGAATTTCACCCTGCCCCGAAGATAATTTAATTATTTATTATAGGTTTATTATAAACCTAAGACTAAAGTTTGTAAAGAGAAAAGGCTTAACTTTTTTGAATAGATAAAAGTAGCCCAGAAATAAATCTTCCGAGCTACTTAAATTATTTATTATTCTACTGTTACTGATTTGGCAAGGTTACGTGGTTTATCCACATCTAAACCTTTAGTATAAGCTGCATAGTATGCGAATAATTGTGTAACAACGATACTTGCGATTGGAGCAAGATCTTCGTTTACGTTAGGAATCGCATAGTCACCTTCACGTGCTAATTTTTCTAATGTAATGATTAGAGTATTAGCTCCACGGCTAGCTACTTCACTTACGTTACTACGTGTATTTAAGTCAAGTTTTGCACTTGTGATAAGAGCTACAACTGGTGTTCTTTCTTCGATAAGAGCGATTGTACCGTGTTTTAATTCTCCTCCGGCAAAACCTTCTGTTTGAATGTAAGAAACTTCTTTAAGTTTTAAAGCTGCTTCACATGCACTATAGTAGTCGATTCCACGTCCAATATAGAATGCATTACGTTCAGTGAATAAGTTTTTAGCTAAGTCTTTGATAGTTTTTGTATCATCTAAGATTGATTCGATTGCTGAAGTAATTACTGATAATTCTTGCTCGATATCAAATTTAGGTTGTTTTGAAAGTTGTTTTGCTACTTCGTAAGCTAGTATGCTTAATGTTGCGATTTGAGCAGTGTATGCTTTAGTAGATGCAACCGCAATTTCAACACCTGCGTGAAGTAATAATGTGTAGTCACATTCACGAGATAGAGTTGACGCATCAACGTTAGTAAGTACTAAGAATTTATAATCTTCATTTATGCTGCGTAATTTTGTTAATACTGCACGAAGGTCAGCTGTTTCTCCTGATTGAGAAAGGAAGATGAACATTGGTTTTTTAGATAATAATGGTACGTTATAAGCAAATTCTGATGCTAGGTGTACCTCTGTTGGGATACCAGCCCATTTTTCGAAGTAGTTTCTTCCTACTAAACCAGCGTTATAACTTGTACCACATCCGATGATGTATAGTCTATCCGCATCTTTTACGTTGTTAATAATTTCGCTGTCAATATTTACATCATGTCCATCAAAGTAGTGAGAGATGATATTACGCATAGCTCCTACTTGCTCATGAATCTCTTTAATCATGTAATGCTCGTGGATACCTTTATCAATTTCTCCAGCGTTTAAGTTAGTTGAGAAACTTTCACGTTCTACAACGTTACCTTCTTTATCTTCGATAGTTACGCTATCTTTTTTCACGATAACAATTTCACCATCGTTGATTTCTAAGAAGTTGTTAGTGTACTTAATCATTGCTAAAGCATCACTACCAACATAGTTTTTATTTTCTTCTCCTAGTCCAATAAGAAGTGGACTTTTGTTTTTTGCTACATATAAAGTGTCTTTATCTTCTGTGTCGATTAAACAAAGTGCATAAGATCCTTGTAATTTAGATACAGCTTTTTTGAAAGCTTCTTTAGTTTCAAGACCACGATCGCTGTATATTTGAACTAATTGAACGATAACTTCAGTATCAGTTTCAGAAACAAGTTCTACATCTTTGAAAAATCTATCTTTAAGTTCTTGGAAGTTTTCGATAACTCCGTTGTGAACTAAGATGAAACGTTTGTTAAAGCTTTGGTGAGGGTGAGAGTTAGTTACGTTTACTCCACCGTGAGTAGCCCAACGTGTATGACCAATACCTAATTCTAGGTGAAGATCTCCAGGGATTAGGGCTTCTAAGTTTTTAATACGACCAACAGCCTTTGTTACATTAGCCTTACCATCCACAACTCCTGCAATACCTGCTGAGTCGTATCCACGGTACTCAAGACTACTAAGTCCATCGATTAAAAATTTAACTCCATTTGCTTCTCCAACAAATCCTACAATTCCACACATATTAAAAATTCCTCGCTTTTTTCTTTATTTAATTAATCTCTCATAGAAAGTACTATGAAATTTATATTCACTCAAAAATATTATACTCCTCTTAGTTTATGTTAATCTAAAAGAAAGTAATATGGGTCTAATAGAGAGAGGATAATGATTTTAAGGGTTCTTATATCTAATACTGCGTTTCTCAGCTGTTGCATACGCTATATCTAAATATTTCATCGTCTCTTCGTTCCTAGAAATATTAAGATCTACCCCAGCAGTGGCAACTAAAGTTTTTTACGTCATTCTTCCTTAAAAACTAAGTTGCTGTTGCATACGCTGTAGCTATGAGTTAATCGTTAGGTTTCTTGAATCTAAAAGATGAAAAGAAACCTTATCGAGTAACTTAGACAACAGCTACTCAAAATATAAGGAATGTAATGACGAAATATTTTGTTAGTAGCCACTGTAAATATTTCGTCGTCTCTTCGTTTCTAGAAATATTAAGATCTACCCCAGCAGTGGCAACTAAAGTTTTTTACGTCATTCTTCCTTAAAAACTAAGTTGCTGTTGCATACGCTGTACCTAAGTATCTTGTCGTCACTGTGTTCCTAAAGATACTAAGGTGCACCCCATTGTACATTATCTAACGAAACTCTCTGGTTCCGAAAAAGCATCCGCCGAATTTTCGATAACTTTTTTCCTCGTCAACTAAGCTCAATTTAACCTTTAGAACTTAGTTCGGGCGCTATAATTATAAATTCAAATTACCTCCTAGTTATTTAATCGTCCATATTATTATACTAGATGAGAAGAGCGTTGTAAACTGAAAGGATATATTTACATAAACTCAAATATTAAAATAAAGTGTCTGAAAATTTAACTCTAATTTTTAGAATGATAGAAAAATAAGGTTCACTAATAAAAAAACCTACTTACTTTTACAGTAAGTAGGTTTTAATGTTATTAACGTCGAGAATTAGTAGCTACTTCTTTAGCGTTTTTCACTTCATCAGGAAGTTTAATTTCTTTAACGTTATTTACGTTAGAATATTTGATGATTTGTTTGATTTTCATTGTAGTTGGGTTTGAAGTATCTTTAGTTGCAAGTTCCATTGTCACTTCGTTGTTAACAGGTACGAAATCTTTAGTAACTACAAGTTTAATTGAAACGTTTTTGAAATCAACATTGTTAAATGCACTAGCAGTCACTTCGCTTCCTGAAGAAGCGTTAGCAACAGCAACCATAAGGTCTTTGAATTGCTCTCCATTTCCTGTATATGTTAGAACATAGTTTCCATTTTCTTCAGTTTTCTTGAAATCTTTAGCGATTTTTTTGTAGAACTCTAAGATTTGATCTGAATTAGCAATCTTTTTAAGATTTTCAAATTGTGCAGTTATATTGTTGTTTGAACTTTTAACCCACTCGTTTTGTCCTGTTGATTTTGCATAAGCTGTTCCATCTTTAATGTACAATTCTAATGTTTGGCTTTGTCCTTGAGCTTTTACATCAGTAGTTGCTTTCATTGCAAGTGGGTCCATGATTAATGAACCAGATACAGTATTTTCAATTGTTTGGTTTTGTTCACCAACTAAAATTTCAGATTGGCTTGTAGCTTCGAAATCTGTACTCTTAATATTTTTAGATGATTCTACTGATTTATTGACGATTTGTTCTGCAGAAGTTCCCATGCCACAAGCAGCAAGAGTAACCGAAAGAATAACCGTTGCAATAAGCAATAGATATTTTTTTAGTGATTTTGTCATGTGTCTCTCCTTAACTTTAATTAAAATAGATTGTTGTACAAATCTAGTTTCATAAATTTATTTTTATAGCATTATTCTATCATATTATAGCCAATATTACTACATTAATAAGTTATATTTTTAAAATATCTGTAATAAATAATATAGGCAATAAATAAGGAGATTACTTTTATTTAATATTTTTTGTGAAAATAATAAAAAATCTATTGACTTATATCAATGATTGATATACAATTATATTGAAGATAGATATATCAATGATGGATATAAATACAGAATATCTCTAATTAATTTAGGAGGGATAAAATGGCAAAGTTAAGCCCTTATGAAACGGGTGAATTAACGGATAGTATATTTTTTACAC
This is a stretch of genomic DNA from Gemella haemolysans. It encodes these proteins:
- the glmS gene encoding glutamine--fructose-6-phosphate transaminase (isomerizing) translates to MCGIVGFVGEANGVKFLIDGLSSLEYRGYDSAGIAGVVDGKANVTKAVGRIKNLEALIPGDLHLELGIGHTRWATHGGVNVTNSHPHQSFNKRFILVHNGVIENFQELKDRFFKDVELVSETDTEVIVQLVQIYSDRGLETKEAFKKAVSKLQGSYALCLIDTEDKDTLYVAKNKSPLLIGLGEENKNYVGSDALAMIKYTNNFLEINDGEIVIVKKDSVTIEDKEGNVVERESFSTNLNAGEIDKGIHEHYMIKEIHEQVGAMRNIISHYFDGHDVNIDSEIINNVKDADRLYIIGCGTSYNAGLVGRNYFEKWAGIPTEVHLASEFAYNVPLLSKKPMFIFLSQSGETADLRAVLTKLRSINEDYKFLVLTNVDASTLSRECDYTLLLHAGVEIAVASTKAYTAQIATLSILAYEVAKQLSKQPKFDIEQELSVITSAIESILDDTKTIKDLAKNLFTERNAFYIGRGIDYYSACEAALKLKEVSYIQTEGFAGGELKHGTIALIEERTPVVALITSAKLDLNTRSNVSEVASRGANTLIITLEKLAREGDYAIPNVNEDLAPIASIVVTQLFAYYAAYTKGLDVDKPRNLAKSVTVE
- a CDS encoding ECF transporter S component — its product is MYKKNVHSLVLSGMLAVIALLLSFFSFAVPFLPPFLKFDFTFIPLFMALLLLGYKDALLVSFLKNFLHFALLSHEPIGSIANIVVEFTFISIIVFFYKKGTAKTIIGGILGTLAITLFMSLLNYFVLLPAYGYIMNLADIVTNVKTIVTAGIIPFNLLKGALITFLFFVTKSVYKSIPTSIRSRFA
- the hemH gene encoding ferrochelatase; the encoded protein is MKKAILVMTYGTPEDYTFEGVAKFFTNIRRGVRPNDDEINLLLKNYLRIEGSPLQEITLKEVNLLKDAVQDEYQVYFANKFSSPYIPNVISKMEEDNIEECICLILEPHYSFYSIMGYERFIKSDKIKFNIIKSWYKEEELIEFWADEIKKIIDTEVKNYSFKVIFSAHSVPEIALKYNDPYVDQIFDMTKLIAEKIGLDKDNYTNTWQSESDIGMPWIKPDVLEYLRDQKEHPKHYIFVPLSFISEHIEVLFDNDVECRELCEEFGVAYHRPPMPNYDARLIEALVSAVNGNKDNPFIYHNPEQTTFNEMDKEKAEMPDFVKKMLANKKDGEKPEMPDFVKKMLANKKDDEKPEMPDFVKKMLANKEASRKAKILNFVKSIFS
- a CDS encoding DUF6612 family protein, with product MTKSLKKYLLLIATVILSVTLAACGMGTSAEQIVNKSVESSKNIKSTDFEATSQSEILVGEQNQTIENTVSGSLIMDPLAMKATTDVKAQGQSQTLELYIKDGTAYAKSTGQNEWVKSSNNNITAQFENLKKIANSDQILEFYKKIAKDFKKTEENGNYVLTYTGNGEQFKDLMVAVANASSGSEVTASAFNNVDFKNVSIKLVVTKDFVPVNNEVTMELATKDTSNPTTMKIKQIIKYSNVNNVKEIKLPDEVKNAKEVATNSRR
- a CDS encoding DUF1310 family protein, encoding MRKKILGAITFMAAVGGVIYMKNNPKYKEIVRVVKTADARGFYEKIILEKDKLAFTAKSKIKDYKIDYESIRSVGEKIYARLIVNNDEKLNIDTVLDEKDVNVEEVAHSEKLDELLSE